The following proteins come from a genomic window of Athalia rosae chromosome 1, iyAthRosa1.1, whole genome shotgun sequence:
- the LOC105687220 gene encoding muscle M-line assembly protein unc-89 isoform X1: MASGFPSIHQRKLGPAPIASFEDLSDELENGDAATRMPGIVEVTTPVTPGSSLKTPSTPRIDISRASSSSHHEDSNNSRESSPERELLAGAEPPPGSKLTLGYKEDVTDLRSSTEELDLQDPIHEQDLKSHSKKLARKRLKEDGTQSDYGGLKNLDRERKDSNCSEIILLNISGRTSRLSSVGSQGSGVSGKLSVMSGTSSRSPSPHKCLLETSFCGSKPTLADNLIEPSKPETDDLERVLLQREADTTKALIPDSIKVPVVAGNLRPDPLDKPRRRGREDRKEIFKREVEITKRVLERVNIDVPVVKKTDDQVFKSPPEVQKPASLDLSDKRKKPQNFKEIVQTTPTSSGIQGSPKLPRHQKVRELEGSRTPSPSSVSRKSSFTSLFKARTDGSVLSPESPTPGGKSRRSLTSKIRDTTESIRSRSKSRERVSIDKGSTLKKDPKNKGVFSSTLSLFKKRERKKSCGDPTTPMDGDNPSLDSIGNVEFTFNSEKSNRSQKDDSIFISLHADDRNYEVALPSESVSIPLETPTKLFDEYESEPRSGHIVTEASIEHYESSQPKTETSVEASVHRSASRDSQITQSLSRDSQISKSSSKDSRISVQTTKSVLKDTKIESVASKFGSNDSQLSNGALKETSMKKPEIVKPKRKSKEVQKIEPPERIDDTSPKTEINGNEPPRPQFAQNSAESDFLDDGLKVADGLVKTSSVVSDLDHNSSESERDSEIEFIRNKAEKAVEELPDERKGLCYEESFEEDLPYIPTTLPLEKSVAVPMLPVKQRLQEVRTIPIERPRSTTPINPKLLDEFVMQTSLDERRVEKMKISLPREDSFKIKSPRKQMTNTFTEFAGRVPRNAGKSPSPPPLPPRAPASRPTNWINFEEIPEKRKAPKRIQTIPRPDDETKGGYSYVQPEECRCECHEESRRASLKESTTCTSNGERPCNGENCTAPVATSGDRASIVSDSSLEYSLSIEEPGMQVPLGSTQPFGLDLDVRSNRSSIVSQDESEEAHH; the protein is encoded by the exons ATGGCATCAGGATTCCCGAGTATCCATCAACGGAAGCTTGGACCTGCTCCGATCGCTTCTTTCGAAGATCTGTCAGATGAGTTAGAAAAC GGAGACGCAGCAACGAGAATGCCAGGAATTGTTGAAGTCACAACCCCGGTGACACCGGGGAGTTCTCTGAAAACGCCGAGCACCCCAAGAATTGATATCAGCAGAGCGAGCAGCTCATCGCATCACGAAGACAGTAACAATTCGAGGGAATCATCGCCAGAAAGGGAACTTCTTGCCG GCGCTGAGCCACCCCCGGGGAGCAAATTAACTTTGGGATACAAAGAGGACGTCACTGACTTGAGATCATCGACGGAGGAACTGGATCTCCAGGATCCGATCCATGAACAGGACCTGAAAAGTCACTCGAAAAAACTAGCTCGTAAACGACTCAAGGAGGATGGCACTCAATCGGATTATGGCGGCCTCAAAAATCTGGATCGGGAAAGGAAAGACAGCAACTGTTCGGAAATTATATTGCTAAACATCAGTGGAAGGACTTCGAGACTGTCTTCCGTTGGAAGTCAAGGCTCCGGAGTATCTGGAAAACTATCTGTTATGTCAGGCACTTCCTCAAG GTCACCCAGCCCGCACAAATGTCTTTTGGAAACGTCGTTTTGCGGAAGCAAGCCGACGTTAGCCGATAACTTGATAGAACCGTCAAAGCCGGAGACTGATGACCTGGAAAGAGTGCTATTGCAGAGGGAGGCCGATACTACAAAAGCTCTCATTCCAGACAGCATAAAAGTACCGGTTGTGGCGGGCAATCTCAGACCAGATCCTCTCGATAAACCGAGACGAAGAGGGCGCGAGGATCGGAAGGAGATATTCAAAAGAGAAGTTGAAATCACCAAGCGCGTACTGGAGAGAGTCAACATCGAC GTACCTGTGGTTAAAAAAACTGATGATCAAGTTTTTAAATCTCCACCAGAAGTGCAAAAACCAGCGTCCCTCGATTTATCGGACAAGCGGAAGAAGCCTCAGAACTTTAAGGAGATTGTTCAAACAACACCAACGTCCAGCGGGATCCAAGGGAGTCCAAAATTACCGAGACATCAGAAAGTTCGGGAGTTGGAGGGATCTAGAACGCCGAGTCCTTCCTCAGTTTCTCGGAAAAGTAGTTTCACATCTCTATTCAAGGCGAGGACAGACGGAAGTGTACTGAGTCCCGAATCCCCAACTCCGGGAGGGAAGTCCCGTCGAAGTTTAACGTCAAAGATTCGTGACACAACGGAGAGTATTCGAAGCAGATCAAAGTCCCGAGAGAGGGTATCCATCGACAAAGGTTCTACGCTGAAAAAGGACCCGAAGAACAAGGGTGTTTTCTCGTCGACTTTGAGTCTGTTCAAGAAGagggaacggaaaaaaagttgTGGCGATCCAACGACGCCTATGGACGGTGACAATCCGTCGCTGGATAGCATCGGAAATGTGGAATTCACCTTCAATTCCGAAAAAAGTAATCGATCGCAGAAAGACGACTCGATATTTATAAGCCTTCATGCCGACGACAGAAACTATGAAGTCGCTTTACCTTCCGAAAGCGTTTCCATCCCCCTCGAAACTCCAACAAAACTCTTCGACGAGTACGAGTCAGAACCTCGTTCCGGACATATAGTCACCGAGGCTTCTATCGAGCACTACGAGTCAAGCCAGCCGAAGACGGAGACGAGCGTTGAGGCGTCGGTGCACAGGTCTGCCTCGAGGGACAGTCAAATAACTCAGAGTTTATCCAGGGATTCACAGATTTCGAAAAGCTCCTCCAAAGACTCTAGAATTAGTGTGCAAACGACCAAGTCCGTTCTTAAGGATACGAAGATCGAGTCTGTTGCATCCAAGTTCGGATCTAACGATTCGCAGTTGTCAAACGGTGCGTTGAAGGAGACATCGATGAAAAAACCGGAAATAGTTAAGCCTAAACGGAAAAGCAAAGAAGTGCAAAAGATCGAGCCCCCGGAAAGGATAGACGACACTTCGCCAAAGACTGAAATTAACGGCAACGAACCACCTCGGCCACAGTTTGCCCAGAACTCCGCGGAGTCGGACTTTCTGGATGATGGATTGAAGGTTGCGGATGGCCTAGTTAAGACTTCGAGCGTTGTTTCCGACTTGGATCACAATAGCTCCGAGTCTGAGAGAGATTCGGAGATAGAATTCATTCGCAACAAGGCCGAAAAAGCGGTCGAGGAATTGCCCGACGAAAGGAAGGGTCTTTGTTACGAAGAAAGTTTTGAGGAGGATCTACCCTACATACCTACAACCTTACCTTTGGAAAAAAGCGTCGCGGTGCCAATGTTACCGGTGAAACAGAGACTTCAGGAAGTAAG aacgattccgatcgaacgacctCGGTCAACGACGCCGATAAATCCAAAACTATTAGACGAGTTCGTAATGCAAACATCCCTGGATGAGCGAAGGgtggaaaagatgaaaatttcattgccGAGAGAAGACAGTTTCAAGATAAAGAGTCCCAGAAAGCAAATGACGAATACATTCACAGAATTTGCCGGTCGAGTGCCAAGAAATGCCGGAAAATCTCCGAGTCCACCGCCTCTTCCACCCCGAGCACCCGCCTCAAGACCCACGAATTGGATAAACTTCGAAGAAATTCCAGAGAAACGGAAGGCCCCAAAGAGAATCCAAACTATCCCGAGGCCGGATGATGAAACCAAAGGTGGATACAGTTACGTCCAACCCGAAGAATGCAGGTGCGAATGTCACGAGGAATCTCGAAGGGCTTCCCTGAAGGAATCTACTACATGTACGAGTAACGGAGAACGTCCTTGCAACGGGGAAAATTGCACAGCACCTGTAGCGACTTCTGGTGACCGGGCCAGTATAGTCAG TGATAGTTCACTCGAGTACAGTCTGAGCATAGAGGAACCAGGAATGCAGGTGCCTTTGGGTTCCACGCAGCCCTTTGGATTGGATTTAGACGTTCGTTCTAATCGGTCGAGCATCGTATCGCAGGATGAAAGTGAAGAAGCGCACCACTAA
- the LOC105687220 gene encoding muscle M-line assembly protein unc-89 isoform X2 — MASGFPSIHQRKLGPAPIASFEDLSDELENGDAATRMPGIVEVTTPVTPGSSLKTPSTPRIDISRASSSSHHEDSNNSRESSPERELLAGAEPPPGSKLTLGYKEDVTDLRSSTEELDLQDPIHEQDLKSHSKKLARKRLKEDGTQSDYGGLKNLDRERKDSNCSEIILLNISGRTSRLSSVGSQGSGVSGKLSVMSGTSSRSPSPHKCLLETSFCGSKPTLADNLIEPSKPETDDLERVLLQREADTTKALIPDSIKVPVVAGNLRPDPLDKPRRRGREDRKEIFKREVEITKRVLERVNIDVPVVKKTDDQVFKSPPEVQKPASLDLSDKRKKPQNFKEIVQTTPTSSGIQGSPKLPRHQKVRELEGSRTPSPSSVSRKSSFTSLFKARTDGSVLSPESPTPGGKSRRSLTSKIRDTTESIRSRSKSRERVSIDKGSTLKKDPKNKGVFSSTLSLFKKRERKKSCGDPTTPMDGDNPSLDSIGNVEFTFNSEKSNRSQKDDSIFISLHADDRNYEVALPSESVSIPLETPTKLFDEYESEPRSGHIVTEASIEHYESSQPKTETSVEASVHRSASRDSQITQSLSRDSQISKSSSKDSRISVQTTKSVLKDTKIESVASKFGSNDSQLSNGALKETSMKKPEIVKPKRKSKEVQKIEPPERIDDTSPKTEINGNEPPRPQFAQNSAESDFLDDGLKVADGLVKTSSVVSDLDHNSSESERDSEIEFIRNKAEKAVEELPDERKGLCYEESFEEDLPYIPTTLPLEKSVAVPMLPVKQRLQEVRTIPIERPRSTTPINPKLLDEFVMQTSLDERRVEKMKISLPREDSFKIKSPRKQMTNTFTEFAGRVPRNAGKSPSPPPLPPRAPASRPTNWINFEEIPEKRKAPKRIQTIPRPDDETKGGYSYVQPEECRCECHEESRRASLKESTTCTSNGERPCNGENCTAPVATSGDRASIVRSLFLYFQ, encoded by the exons ATGGCATCAGGATTCCCGAGTATCCATCAACGGAAGCTTGGACCTGCTCCGATCGCTTCTTTCGAAGATCTGTCAGATGAGTTAGAAAAC GGAGACGCAGCAACGAGAATGCCAGGAATTGTTGAAGTCACAACCCCGGTGACACCGGGGAGTTCTCTGAAAACGCCGAGCACCCCAAGAATTGATATCAGCAGAGCGAGCAGCTCATCGCATCACGAAGACAGTAACAATTCGAGGGAATCATCGCCAGAAAGGGAACTTCTTGCCG GCGCTGAGCCACCCCCGGGGAGCAAATTAACTTTGGGATACAAAGAGGACGTCACTGACTTGAGATCATCGACGGAGGAACTGGATCTCCAGGATCCGATCCATGAACAGGACCTGAAAAGTCACTCGAAAAAACTAGCTCGTAAACGACTCAAGGAGGATGGCACTCAATCGGATTATGGCGGCCTCAAAAATCTGGATCGGGAAAGGAAAGACAGCAACTGTTCGGAAATTATATTGCTAAACATCAGTGGAAGGACTTCGAGACTGTCTTCCGTTGGAAGTCAAGGCTCCGGAGTATCTGGAAAACTATCTGTTATGTCAGGCACTTCCTCAAG GTCACCCAGCCCGCACAAATGTCTTTTGGAAACGTCGTTTTGCGGAAGCAAGCCGACGTTAGCCGATAACTTGATAGAACCGTCAAAGCCGGAGACTGATGACCTGGAAAGAGTGCTATTGCAGAGGGAGGCCGATACTACAAAAGCTCTCATTCCAGACAGCATAAAAGTACCGGTTGTGGCGGGCAATCTCAGACCAGATCCTCTCGATAAACCGAGACGAAGAGGGCGCGAGGATCGGAAGGAGATATTCAAAAGAGAAGTTGAAATCACCAAGCGCGTACTGGAGAGAGTCAACATCGAC GTACCTGTGGTTAAAAAAACTGATGATCAAGTTTTTAAATCTCCACCAGAAGTGCAAAAACCAGCGTCCCTCGATTTATCGGACAAGCGGAAGAAGCCTCAGAACTTTAAGGAGATTGTTCAAACAACACCAACGTCCAGCGGGATCCAAGGGAGTCCAAAATTACCGAGACATCAGAAAGTTCGGGAGTTGGAGGGATCTAGAACGCCGAGTCCTTCCTCAGTTTCTCGGAAAAGTAGTTTCACATCTCTATTCAAGGCGAGGACAGACGGAAGTGTACTGAGTCCCGAATCCCCAACTCCGGGAGGGAAGTCCCGTCGAAGTTTAACGTCAAAGATTCGTGACACAACGGAGAGTATTCGAAGCAGATCAAAGTCCCGAGAGAGGGTATCCATCGACAAAGGTTCTACGCTGAAAAAGGACCCGAAGAACAAGGGTGTTTTCTCGTCGACTTTGAGTCTGTTCAAGAAGagggaacggaaaaaaagttgTGGCGATCCAACGACGCCTATGGACGGTGACAATCCGTCGCTGGATAGCATCGGAAATGTGGAATTCACCTTCAATTCCGAAAAAAGTAATCGATCGCAGAAAGACGACTCGATATTTATAAGCCTTCATGCCGACGACAGAAACTATGAAGTCGCTTTACCTTCCGAAAGCGTTTCCATCCCCCTCGAAACTCCAACAAAACTCTTCGACGAGTACGAGTCAGAACCTCGTTCCGGACATATAGTCACCGAGGCTTCTATCGAGCACTACGAGTCAAGCCAGCCGAAGACGGAGACGAGCGTTGAGGCGTCGGTGCACAGGTCTGCCTCGAGGGACAGTCAAATAACTCAGAGTTTATCCAGGGATTCACAGATTTCGAAAAGCTCCTCCAAAGACTCTAGAATTAGTGTGCAAACGACCAAGTCCGTTCTTAAGGATACGAAGATCGAGTCTGTTGCATCCAAGTTCGGATCTAACGATTCGCAGTTGTCAAACGGTGCGTTGAAGGAGACATCGATGAAAAAACCGGAAATAGTTAAGCCTAAACGGAAAAGCAAAGAAGTGCAAAAGATCGAGCCCCCGGAAAGGATAGACGACACTTCGCCAAAGACTGAAATTAACGGCAACGAACCACCTCGGCCACAGTTTGCCCAGAACTCCGCGGAGTCGGACTTTCTGGATGATGGATTGAAGGTTGCGGATGGCCTAGTTAAGACTTCGAGCGTTGTTTCCGACTTGGATCACAATAGCTCCGAGTCTGAGAGAGATTCGGAGATAGAATTCATTCGCAACAAGGCCGAAAAAGCGGTCGAGGAATTGCCCGACGAAAGGAAGGGTCTTTGTTACGAAGAAAGTTTTGAGGAGGATCTACCCTACATACCTACAACCTTACCTTTGGAAAAAAGCGTCGCGGTGCCAATGTTACCGGTGAAACAGAGACTTCAGGAAGTAAG aacgattccgatcgaacgacctCGGTCAACGACGCCGATAAATCCAAAACTATTAGACGAGTTCGTAATGCAAACATCCCTGGATGAGCGAAGGgtggaaaagatgaaaatttcattgccGAGAGAAGACAGTTTCAAGATAAAGAGTCCCAGAAAGCAAATGACGAATACATTCACAGAATTTGCCGGTCGAGTGCCAAGAAATGCCGGAAAATCTCCGAGTCCACCGCCTCTTCCACCCCGAGCACCCGCCTCAAGACCCACGAATTGGATAAACTTCGAAGAAATTCCAGAGAAACGGAAGGCCCCAAAGAGAATCCAAACTATCCCGAGGCCGGATGATGAAACCAAAGGTGGATACAGTTACGTCCAACCCGAAGAATGCAGGTGCGAATGTCACGAGGAATCTCGAAGGGCTTCCCTGAAGGAATCTACTACATGTACGAGTAACGGAGAACGTCCTTGCAACGGGGAAAATTGCACAGCACCTGTAGCGACTTCTGGTGACCGGGCCAGTATAGTCAG AAGTCTGTTTTTGTATTTCCAGTGA
- the LOC105687220 gene encoding muscle M-line assembly protein unc-89 isoform X3 — translation MASGFPSIHQRKLGPAPIASFEDLSDELENGDAATRMPGIVEVTTPVTPGSSLKTPSTPRIDISRASSSSHHEDSNNSRESSPERELLAGAEPPPGSKLTLGYKEDVTDLRSSTEELDLQDPIHEQDLKSHSKKLARKRLKEDGTQSDYGGLKNLDRERKDSNCSEIILLNISGRTSRLSSVGSQGSGVSGKLSVMSGTSSRSPSPHKCLLETSFCGSKPTLADNLIEPSKPETDDLERVLLQREADTTKALIPDSIKVPVVAGNLRPDPLDKPRRRGREDRKEIFKREVEITKRVLERVNIDVPVVKKTDDQVFKSPPEVQKPASLDLSDKRKKPQNFKEIVQTTPTSSGIQGSPKLPRHQKVRELEGSRTPSPSSVSRKSSFTSLFKARTDGSVLSPESPTPGGKSRRSLTSKIRDTTESIRSRSKSRERVSIDKGSTLKKDPKNKGVFSSTLSLFKKRERKKSCGDPTTPMDGDNPSLDSIGNVEFTFNSEKSNRSQKDDSIFISLHADDRNYEVALPSESVSIPLETPTKLFDEYESEPRSGHIVTEASIEHYESSQPKTETSVEASVHRSASRDSQITQSLSRDSQISKSSSKDSRISVQTTKSVLKDTKIESVASKFGSNDSQLSNGALKETSMKKPEIVKPKRKSKEVQKIEPPERIDDTSPKTEINGNEPPRPQFAQNSAESDFLDDGLKVADGLVKTSSVVSDLDHNSSESERDSEIEFIRNKAEKAVEELPDERKGLCYEESFEEDLPYIPTTLPLEKSVAVPMLPVKQRLQEVRTIPIERPRSTTPINPKLLDEFVMQTSLDERRVEKMKISLPREDSFKIKSPRKQMTNTFTEFAGRVPRNAGKSPSPPPLPPRAPASRPTNWINFEEIPEKRKAPKRIQTIPRPDDETKGGYSYVQPEECRCECHEESRRASLKESTTCTSNGERPCNGENCTAPVATSGDRASIVR, via the exons ATGGCATCAGGATTCCCGAGTATCCATCAACGGAAGCTTGGACCTGCTCCGATCGCTTCTTTCGAAGATCTGTCAGATGAGTTAGAAAAC GGAGACGCAGCAACGAGAATGCCAGGAATTGTTGAAGTCACAACCCCGGTGACACCGGGGAGTTCTCTGAAAACGCCGAGCACCCCAAGAATTGATATCAGCAGAGCGAGCAGCTCATCGCATCACGAAGACAGTAACAATTCGAGGGAATCATCGCCAGAAAGGGAACTTCTTGCCG GCGCTGAGCCACCCCCGGGGAGCAAATTAACTTTGGGATACAAAGAGGACGTCACTGACTTGAGATCATCGACGGAGGAACTGGATCTCCAGGATCCGATCCATGAACAGGACCTGAAAAGTCACTCGAAAAAACTAGCTCGTAAACGACTCAAGGAGGATGGCACTCAATCGGATTATGGCGGCCTCAAAAATCTGGATCGGGAAAGGAAAGACAGCAACTGTTCGGAAATTATATTGCTAAACATCAGTGGAAGGACTTCGAGACTGTCTTCCGTTGGAAGTCAAGGCTCCGGAGTATCTGGAAAACTATCTGTTATGTCAGGCACTTCCTCAAG GTCACCCAGCCCGCACAAATGTCTTTTGGAAACGTCGTTTTGCGGAAGCAAGCCGACGTTAGCCGATAACTTGATAGAACCGTCAAAGCCGGAGACTGATGACCTGGAAAGAGTGCTATTGCAGAGGGAGGCCGATACTACAAAAGCTCTCATTCCAGACAGCATAAAAGTACCGGTTGTGGCGGGCAATCTCAGACCAGATCCTCTCGATAAACCGAGACGAAGAGGGCGCGAGGATCGGAAGGAGATATTCAAAAGAGAAGTTGAAATCACCAAGCGCGTACTGGAGAGAGTCAACATCGAC GTACCTGTGGTTAAAAAAACTGATGATCAAGTTTTTAAATCTCCACCAGAAGTGCAAAAACCAGCGTCCCTCGATTTATCGGACAAGCGGAAGAAGCCTCAGAACTTTAAGGAGATTGTTCAAACAACACCAACGTCCAGCGGGATCCAAGGGAGTCCAAAATTACCGAGACATCAGAAAGTTCGGGAGTTGGAGGGATCTAGAACGCCGAGTCCTTCCTCAGTTTCTCGGAAAAGTAGTTTCACATCTCTATTCAAGGCGAGGACAGACGGAAGTGTACTGAGTCCCGAATCCCCAACTCCGGGAGGGAAGTCCCGTCGAAGTTTAACGTCAAAGATTCGTGACACAACGGAGAGTATTCGAAGCAGATCAAAGTCCCGAGAGAGGGTATCCATCGACAAAGGTTCTACGCTGAAAAAGGACCCGAAGAACAAGGGTGTTTTCTCGTCGACTTTGAGTCTGTTCAAGAAGagggaacggaaaaaaagttgTGGCGATCCAACGACGCCTATGGACGGTGACAATCCGTCGCTGGATAGCATCGGAAATGTGGAATTCACCTTCAATTCCGAAAAAAGTAATCGATCGCAGAAAGACGACTCGATATTTATAAGCCTTCATGCCGACGACAGAAACTATGAAGTCGCTTTACCTTCCGAAAGCGTTTCCATCCCCCTCGAAACTCCAACAAAACTCTTCGACGAGTACGAGTCAGAACCTCGTTCCGGACATATAGTCACCGAGGCTTCTATCGAGCACTACGAGTCAAGCCAGCCGAAGACGGAGACGAGCGTTGAGGCGTCGGTGCACAGGTCTGCCTCGAGGGACAGTCAAATAACTCAGAGTTTATCCAGGGATTCACAGATTTCGAAAAGCTCCTCCAAAGACTCTAGAATTAGTGTGCAAACGACCAAGTCCGTTCTTAAGGATACGAAGATCGAGTCTGTTGCATCCAAGTTCGGATCTAACGATTCGCAGTTGTCAAACGGTGCGTTGAAGGAGACATCGATGAAAAAACCGGAAATAGTTAAGCCTAAACGGAAAAGCAAAGAAGTGCAAAAGATCGAGCCCCCGGAAAGGATAGACGACACTTCGCCAAAGACTGAAATTAACGGCAACGAACCACCTCGGCCACAGTTTGCCCAGAACTCCGCGGAGTCGGACTTTCTGGATGATGGATTGAAGGTTGCGGATGGCCTAGTTAAGACTTCGAGCGTTGTTTCCGACTTGGATCACAATAGCTCCGAGTCTGAGAGAGATTCGGAGATAGAATTCATTCGCAACAAGGCCGAAAAAGCGGTCGAGGAATTGCCCGACGAAAGGAAGGGTCTTTGTTACGAAGAAAGTTTTGAGGAGGATCTACCCTACATACCTACAACCTTACCTTTGGAAAAAAGCGTCGCGGTGCCAATGTTACCGGTGAAACAGAGACTTCAGGAAGTAAG aacgattccgatcgaacgacctCGGTCAACGACGCCGATAAATCCAAAACTATTAGACGAGTTCGTAATGCAAACATCCCTGGATGAGCGAAGGgtggaaaagatgaaaatttcattgccGAGAGAAGACAGTTTCAAGATAAAGAGTCCCAGAAAGCAAATGACGAATACATTCACAGAATTTGCCGGTCGAGTGCCAAGAAATGCCGGAAAATCTCCGAGTCCACCGCCTCTTCCACCCCGAGCACCCGCCTCAAGACCCACGAATTGGATAAACTTCGAAGAAATTCCAGAGAAACGGAAGGCCCCAAAGAGAATCCAAACTATCCCGAGGCCGGATGATGAAACCAAAGGTGGATACAGTTACGTCCAACCCGAAGAATGCAGGTGCGAATGTCACGAGGAATCTCGAAGGGCTTCCCTGAAGGAATCTACTACATGTACGAGTAACGGAGAACGTCCTTGCAACGGGGAAAATTGCACAGCACCTGTAGCGACTTCTGGTGACCGGGCCAGTATAGTCAGGTAA
- the LOC105687173 gene encoding tubulin-specific chaperone cofactor E-like protein isoform X2, with translation MPSLLEALELKYGSSTTDCSLTDEETESGSPKTALSVSIFVPKKSPRHTVPALLVLQDCDIESAGNDDEKLKNKCKNVEELDLAQNKLTQWTEIFGILQHMPKIKFVNLSFNSLADDLEIKDGRYDSLKNLVLNGTHASWPTVQGLINLLKNLEELHLSLNEYKTVDLEFERGRNENTCIKKLHFTGNPIEVWSEISKLGYVFPNLESLVLAECPIRSLSLEENRNTLPRSVSQDKLPPKTEDNENKNLPDSESSDGCQENRIFTEEKALYNRTESECESSSTKVKSAHDPFRKLKFLNVNGTLLSAWDDVERIARFPALKSLRIQGCPLFESPQEYTEHERRQFLIARLPNVETLNGGGAISAQEREDAERAFIRYYMDKPEADRPERFSELVGIHGKLDPLVHVDLKPEKRVKVKFTYGDLVEVRSVDVYRTVFELKTKLESMVKIPANRMRLFYVDQEMKTMYGPEEMLYPNKQLYRYNIGHGDEIIIDSKFNRLVSTSSSTSSIRS, from the exons ATGCCGTCTTTGCTGGAAGCCTTGGAGCTGAAATACGGCAGTTCAACAACCGATTGTTCTCTGACCGACGAAGAAACGGAGTCGGGTTCCCCGAAAACGGCGTTATCAGTAAGCATTTTCGTCCCAAAAAAGTCCCCACGTCACACAGTTCCGGCGTTGCTTGTCCTCCAAGACTGCGACATCGAATCCGCGGGTAATGACgacgagaaattgaaaaataaatgcaagAATGTCGAGGAACTTGACCTAGCACAAAATAAGCTAACCCAGTGGACAGAAATTTTTGGTATTCTTCAGCACATgcctaaaataaaattcgtcaATCTGAGCTTTAACAGCCTTGCGGATGACCTCGAAATAAAAGACGGTAGATacgattctttgaaaaacttggtgCTTAACGGAACGCACGCTTCATGGCCGACGGTCCAAGGCCTGATAAATTTGTTGAAGAATCTAGAGGAGTTgcatctctcgttgaacgAGTACAAAACTGTTGATCTCGAATTCGAGAGAGGACGTAACGAAAATACCTGTATAAAAAAGCTTCACTTTACCGGAAACCCTATTGAGGTATGGtcggaaatttcgaaactCGGTTACGTATTCCCGAACTTGGAGAGTTTGGTCTTGGCAGAGTGTCCCATTAGATCACTTAGTCTTGAGGAAAATCGGAATACGTTACCGAGATCGGTCTCCCAGGATAAACTACCCCCGAAGACCGAAGACAACGAGAATAAGAATCTCCCCGATTCGGAATCGTCCGACGGGTGTCAGGAAAATCGAATATTCACCGAAGAAAAAGCCTTATACAACAGAACGGAATCTGAGTGCGAATCGAGCAGCACCAAAGTAAAATCAGCTCACGATCCTTTCcgaaagttgaaatttctcaACGTAAACGGTACGCTTTTATCAGCTTGGGACGACGTGGAGAGAATCGCCAGGTTCCCAGCTTTGAAATCCCTCAGGATTCAAGGGTGTCCCTTGTTCGAA AGTCCGCAAGAATACACGGAGCATGAAAGGCGGCAGTTTCTTATCGCGCGGCTCCCGAATGTGGAGACACTCAATGGAGGCGGAGCAATCTCAGCCCAAGAACGTGAAGATGCGGAACGTGCCTTCATTCGGTACTATATGGACAAACCGGAAGCCGATCGTCCCGAAAG ATTCTCCGAACTGGTCGGGATTCATGGCAAACTAGACCCATTGGTCCACGTAGATCTGAAACCAGAAAAGCGAGTCAAGGTCAAATTTACCTACGGAGATCTTGTCGAG GTACGGTCCGTAGACGTTTACAGGACCGTGTTTGAGCTCAAAACGAAGCTCGAGTCCATGGTCAAAATACCAGCTAATCGAATGCGACTGTTCTATGTTGATCAG GAAATGAAAACGATGTATGGACCGGAAGAGATGCTTTACCCGAACAAGCAACTTTACCGTTATAACATAGGACACGGGGACGAGATAATCATTGACAGCAAATTCAATCGCCTTGTTTCTACGTCTTCGAGTACGTCTTCGATCCGGTCTTGA